One stretch of Shewanella sp. Arc9-LZ DNA includes these proteins:
- a CDS encoding M61 family metallopeptidase, which produces MKPTSLAILTSSAIFSMSWAMPALADVDYHIDINQPTHHLAQVSVSFPQTNSDVLTVNLPVWRTGRYQVLPVADGVRLFNATDSKGQSLPWKRTASGEWQIALTKPTSVKVTYQLHANELGDRLRHIDSSHAFLDASGVFMYSPAFRQQPVTVNMEVPEGWKSYSGMDKGSTSHSFKAANYDVLVDSPIETGINQHVSFEADGRDYDVVFWGEGNYDTQKIVADLTKISGQASAIWPDYPFKRYVYMVHATSGARGATEHLNSTIIQLPRFNFREREDYLRFISTASHEFIHTWNVKAYRPQGLVPYDYQSENMTDLLWMAEGSTSYFQNQLLLRAGVITAKEFFDDLSQRIVLNQHNPGREVQSVAEASLGQWSSTWGDYAVNHSVNIYSEGYLASMALDFSLLSDTQLAHSYRDVHKALYQQYKIPLSYNVADVQSILKNLSGKDYQSWWAEYVNQPFSLSFDDLLAHAGLITTYGPSPKTEVDAGMMLSGLYNDLIIASVLKNGPAWNAGVAAGDEIVAVNGLKVTADGLTKRLNDFNVGDTIKLSIFRDERLKEVSLLLTEQPKGDLSIASVDKVTDAQKAFYKAWLGVEWPFDDKGEWINTTD; this is translated from the coding sequence GTGAAACCTACTTCTCTTGCAATTTTAACCAGCAGTGCTATTTTTTCGATGAGTTGGGCAATGCCTGCACTTGCAGATGTCGATTACCATATCGATATTAACCAACCCACACACCATTTAGCCCAAGTGAGTGTGTCATTCCCTCAAACCAATTCGGATGTATTAACGGTCAATTTACCGGTATGGCGAACAGGTCGTTATCAAGTATTACCCGTTGCAGATGGCGTAAGGTTGTTTAATGCGACCGACAGTAAAGGACAATCATTACCTTGGAAACGCACTGCCAGTGGCGAATGGCAAATCGCCTTAACCAAACCTACATCGGTGAAGGTGACATATCAATTACATGCCAATGAGCTTGGTGATCGTTTACGTCACATTGATAGTAGCCATGCTTTTTTAGATGCCAGTGGTGTATTTATGTATAGCCCTGCATTTCGTCAGCAACCCGTTACGGTCAACATGGAAGTTCCTGAAGGTTGGAAAAGTTACTCTGGCATGGATAAAGGCAGCACATCACATTCATTTAAAGCGGCCAATTATGATGTGTTAGTTGATTCGCCAATAGAAACAGGCATAAACCAACATGTCAGCTTTGAGGCTGACGGTCGTGATTACGACGTGGTATTTTGGGGCGAAGGTAATTACGATACTCAAAAAATTGTAGCAGATCTCACCAAAATCAGTGGTCAGGCATCGGCTATTTGGCCTGATTATCCATTTAAACGATATGTGTACATGGTGCATGCAACCAGCGGTGCTCGTGGTGCAACAGAGCATCTCAATTCTACTATTATCCAATTACCACGATTTAATTTTCGTGAACGCGAAGATTATTTACGCTTTATCAGTACCGCCTCGCACGAGTTTATTCATACGTGGAATGTTAAAGCTTACCGACCTCAAGGGCTGGTTCCGTATGATTACCAGTCGGAAAATATGACCGATTTACTGTGGATGGCTGAAGGCTCCACCAGTTATTTCCAAAATCAGTTATTGTTACGCGCTGGAGTGATAACCGCCAAAGAGTTTTTCGACGATTTAAGTCAACGTATTGTGCTTAATCAACATAACCCAGGTCGTGAAGTCCAATCTGTCGCAGAAGCCAGTTTAGGCCAGTGGAGTAGCACTTGGGGCGATTATGCGGTTAATCACAGTGTGAATATTTACTCTGAAGGTTACTTGGCTTCAATGGCACTTGATTTTAGTTTGCTAAGCGATACGCAACTTGCTCATTCATATAGAGATGTCCATAAAGCGCTTTATCAACAATATAAAATTCCATTAAGTTATAACGTCGCGGACGTGCAATCTATTTTAAAAAATCTTTCTGGTAAAGATTACCAGTCGTGGTGGGCTGAATATGTAAACCAACCGTTTAGTTTATCTTTTGATGACTTGTTGGCACATGCTGGTTTGATCACGACTTATGGTCCATCTCCTAAAACAGAAGTCGATGCCGGAATGATGTTGTCTGGCTTATATAACGATTTAATTATTGCGAGTGTGCTAAAAAATGGCCCAGCTTGGAATGCTGGTGTTGCTGCCGGAGATGAAATTGTTGCTGTTAATGGTTTAAAGGTTACCGCGGATGGTTTAACTAAACGTCTTAATGATTTTAATGTTGGTGATACGATTAAACTAAGCATATTCAGGGATGAGCGGTTAAAAGAAGTGAGTTTACTCCTGACTGAACAACCCAAAGGTGACTTATCAATTGCATCCGTAGATAAGGTAACTGATGCGCAGAAAGCGTTTTATAAAGCATGGTTGGGGGTTGAATGGCCGTTTGATGACAAGGGTGAGTGGATTAATACTACTGACTAA